A single Cannabis sativa cultivar Pink pepper isolate KNU-18-1 chromosome 7, ASM2916894v1, whole genome shotgun sequence DNA region contains:
- the LOC115696248 gene encoding cell wall integrity and stress response component 1, with protein sequence MMLSTGDDENSCQKKKMILKLQIQPPKASKEISTSSSSSSTASVLYYGGRPGSVPFLWETCPGTPKSRFSEQYDSLIPPLTPPPSYHSITNNNYINRTISSSSSSSSSSTIHQKRSRSSLILNTLFPKFNYLNKTTPFSSSSSSLPNNNNSSAIWSTTASRFSSSSSSFDSGGGREDHEYGRVGDGNGGGGGNKSPTSPLCFGFRKSIRGGCCARF encoded by the coding sequence atgatGTTGAGCACAGGTGATGATGAGAATAGTTgccagaagaagaagatgatattGAAGCTCCAAATTCAACCACCCAAAGCTTCAAAAGAAATctcaacatcatcatcatcatcatcaacagcTTCAGTACTTTACTATGGCGGTCGACCTGGTTCAGTACCTTTCTTATGGGAAACATGTCCAGGAACTCCAAAATCAAGATTCTCAGAACAGTACGATTCCCTAATTCCACCTCTAACTCCTCCTCCTTCATACCATTCCATAACTAACAATAATTACATCAAcagaactatttcttcttcttcttcttcttcatcttcatctacGATTCATCAGAAACGATCCAGATCTAGTCTTATCTTAAACACACTATTCCCCAAATTCAATTACCTCAACAAAACGACGccgttttcttcttcttcttcttctttgcctaataataataattcatcgGCGATCTGGTCCACTACTGCTAGCCGATTCTCGAGTTCGAGTTCGTCTTTCGATTCCGGAGGTGGAAGAGAAGATCATGAATATGGCCGTGTTGGTGACGGTAATGGCGGCGGTGGCGGTAATAAGTCTCCGACTTCTCCTCTTTGTTTCGGGTTTCGGAAAAGTATTCGAGGTGGTTGCTGTGCTcgcttttaa